The Mesorhizobium sp. AR10 genome includes the window GGACGAACCAGATCACGAGCGCGCCTGGCAAGATGGTGAGCACACCGGCGGCGGCGAGCACGCCCCAGTCGAGGCCCGAGGCCGAGACCGTTCGCGTCATGATCGCCGCGATCGGCTTGGCGGCGGTCGTGGTCAAGGTGCGCGCGATCAGCAGTTCGACCCACGAAAACATGAAGCAGAAGAAGCAGGCCACCCCGATGCCGCTGGCGATCAGCGGCATGAATATCTTCAGGAAGAAGCGCGGGAAGGAATAGCCGTCGATATAGGCCGTCTCGTCGATCTCCTTCGGCACGCCGGACATGAAACCTTCGAGGATCCACACCGCCAGCGGCACATTGAACAGGCAGTGCGCCAGCGCCACCGCGATATGCGTGTCGATCAGGCCGAAGGCCGAATAGAGCTGGAAGAACGGCAGCGCGAACACCGCCGGCGGCGCCATGCGGTTGGTCAGCAGCCAGAAGAAGAGGTGCTTGTCGCCGAGGAACCGGTAGCGCGAGAAGGCATATGCCGCAGGCAGCGCCACAGAGACCGAGATCACCATGTTCATGACGACATAGATGATCGAATTGATGTAGCCCTTGTACCAGGACGGATCGGTGAAGATCACCATGTAGTTGGCGATGGTCGGCTGCTTCGGCCATAGCGAAAAGGCGCCGAGGATCTCCTGATTGGTCTTGAAGCTCATATTGACCAGCCAGTAGATCGGCAGCATCAGAACGATGATGTAGATCGTCGGCACCAGCCACCAAAACCGGGATTCTTCGCCGCGCCGGCGCATCAGCCGGGCGACCTGGTCCTGCGACAAGGTGCTGGCGAGCCCGTCCGAAACCGTCGGCCCGCTCACCCGGTCCTGCCTCGTCGTTCTTTCGTTGGCGCCGCTCATCTCAGCGCTCCGCATCGATGTTGGTCATGACGGTGTAGAACACCCATGACAGCAGCAGGACGATCAGGAAGTAGATGATCGACATGGCGGCTGCCGGCCCGAGGTCGAACTGGCCGATGGCAATCTTGACCAGGTCGATCGACAGGAACGTCGTCGAATTGCCGGGACCGCCGCCGGTGACGACGAAGGGCTCGGTGTAGATCATGAATGAGTCCATGAAACGCAGAAGCACGGCAATCAGAAGCACGCGGTTCATCTTCGGCAGTTGGATATAGCGGAAGATCGCCCAGCGCGACGCGCCATCGATCTTCGCGGCCTGATAATAAGCATCCGGTATGGAGACGAGGCCGGCGTAGCAGAGCAGAACGACGAGGCTCGTCCAGTGCCAGACGTCCATCATGATGACCGTCACCCAGGCGTCGGTCGGGTCGTTGACGTAGTTGTAGTCGAAGCCGAGCGCCGACAGCGTGTAGCCGAGCAGGCCGATGTCGATGCGGCCGAACACCTGCCAGATCGTGCCGACGACATTCCACGGGATCAGCAGCGGCAGGGCCATCAGCACCAGGCAGACCGGCACGCCCCAGCCTTTCTTGGGCATGTTGAGAGCGATGAAGATGCCGAGCGGAATCTCGATGACGAGGATGATCGCGGAGAAGATCAGGTTGCGGACCATCGACAGCCAGAAACGTTCCGATTCCAGGATTTCGGTGTACCAGTCGGAGCCATTCCAGAAGAAGACGTTGTTTCCGAACGTGTCCTGTACCGAATAGTTGACCACCGTCATCAGCGGGATCACCGCTGAGAACGCCACCAGCAGGAGCACCGGCAGCACCATGAACCAAGCCTTGTTGTTCCAGGTCTTTTCCATCTATGCCCCCATCTCGACGCGCCAGGAATCGGCATAGATGTTGATGCCGGCCGGATCGAACCGCACTTTCGGATCGGCAGGAACGGTCTCGTCTTCGCCGATGACGGCAGCGATCTCGCGGCCTTCGAGATTGGCGCGGACCACCTTGTGGCGGCCGAGATCCTCGACCTTGCTGATCGAGACAGCCATTCCTTGGCTGCCCAACCGCACATATTCGGGACGGATTCCAAGCTCGATGGCGCCGCTGCCTGCCTTCGGCGCGCCCGGCAGTTCGATGCGCTGCGAGCCCAGTTTCGCCATCTTGCCGTCGATCGCCACCGGCATGACATTCATGCCCGGCGAGCCGATGAAATAGCCGACGAAGGTGTGGCGCGGCCGTTCGAACAGTTCGGCCGGCGTGCCGATCTGGACGATACCGCCATCGTACATGACGACGACCTGCTCGGCGAAGGTCAGCGCCTCGGTCTGGTCGTGCGTGACATAGACCATGGTGTAGCCGAAGCGGCGGTGAAGCTGCTTCAACTGCGAGCGCAGCACCCACTTCATATGCGGATCGATGACGGTCAGCGGCTCGTCGAAAAGGATGGCGTTGACATCCGAGCGCACCAGCCCGCGGCCGAGCGAGATCTTCTGCTTCTGGTCGGCGGTCAACCCGCGTGCTTTCTTCTTCGCCCAGGAGGCGAGATCGATCATCTCCAGCGTCTCGCGCACCTTGCGGTCGACATCGGCCTCCGGCACGCCACGGTTGCGCAGCGGGAAGGCCAGATTGTCGTAGACGGTCATGGTGTCGTAGATGACGGGGAACTGGAACACCTGCGCGATGTTGCGCTCCTGCGTCGACAATTTGGTCACGTCCGTGCCGTTGAACAGCAGCTGGCCATGCGAGGGGTGCAGCAATCCCGAAATGATGTTGAGCAGCGTGGTCTTGCCGCAGCCGGACGGGCCGAGCAACGCATAGGCGCCGCCGTCCTCGAAAGTGTGGTGCACTTCCTTCAGCGCAAAATCGGCATCCTTCTGCGGGTTCGG containing:
- a CDS encoding ABC transporter ATP-binding protein, whose product is MARIDVNHIRHSYLPNPQKDADFALKEVHHTFEDGGAYALLGPSGCGKTTLLNIISGLLHPSHGQLLFNGTDVTKLSTQERNIAQVFQFPVIYDTMTVYDNLAFPLRNRGVPEADVDRKVRETLEMIDLASWAKKKARGLTADQKQKISLGRGLVRSDVNAILFDEPLTVIDPHMKWVLRSQLKQLHRRFGYTMVYVTHDQTEALTFAEQVVVMYDGGIVQIGTPAELFERPRHTFVGYFIGSPGMNVMPVAIDGKMAKLGSQRIELPGAPKAGSGAIELGIRPEYVRLGSQGMAVSISKVEDLGRHKVVRANLEGREIAAVIGEDETVPADPKVRFDPAGINIYADSWRVEMGA
- a CDS encoding carbohydrate ABC transporter permease, producing MEKTWNNKAWFMVLPVLLLVAFSAVIPLMTVVNYSVQDTFGNNVFFWNGSDWYTEILESERFWLSMVRNLIFSAIILVIEIPLGIFIALNMPKKGWGVPVCLVLMALPLLIPWNVVGTIWQVFGRIDIGLLGYTLSALGFDYNYVNDPTDAWVTVIMMDVWHWTSLVVLLCYAGLVSIPDAYYQAAKIDGASRWAIFRYIQLPKMNRVLLIAVLLRFMDSFMIYTEPFVVTGGGPGNSTTFLSIDLVKIAIGQFDLGPAAAMSIIYFLIVLLLSWVFYTVMTNIDAER
- a CDS encoding carbohydrate ABC transporter permease; amino-acid sequence: MSGANERTTRQDRVSGPTVSDGLASTLSQDQVARLMRRRGEESRFWWLVPTIYIIVLMLPIYWLVNMSFKTNQEILGAFSLWPKQPTIANYMVIFTDPSWYKGYINSIIYVVMNMVISVSVALPAAYAFSRYRFLGDKHLFFWLLTNRMAPPAVFALPFFQLYSAFGLIDTHIAVALAHCLFNVPLAVWILEGFMSGVPKEIDETAYIDGYSFPRFFLKIFMPLIASGIGVACFFCFMFSWVELLIARTLTTTAAKPIAAIMTRTVSASGLDWGVLAAAGVLTILPGALVIWFVRNYIARGFALGRV